One window of the Babesia bovis T2Bo chromosome 2, whole genome shotgun sequence genome contains the following:
- a CDS encoding SmORF protein (Small Open Reading Frame (SmORF)) has translation MVAFNMLWQLCVAVAFGLSATVTATDVAQEQPKKESLVSRFFGKRDNFTTKSHEKAIPMKTKSQENTDKTDPPKYSLDWYLLPKPENRDALCYILPHDLLDALPEDCNEPIEPPLEKRIRERFSRIEKQQRPTVAMQDFPQLNNDSGTSFFVMQPL, from the coding sequence ATGGTAGCCttcaacatgttatggCAGCTCTGTGTAGCTGTGGCCTTCGGGCTCTCTGCCACTGTCACTGCTACTGATGTAGCCCAGgagcaacccaagaaggagTCACTGGTCAGCAGattctttggtaaaagAGACAACTTTACTACTAAATCTCATGAAAAAGCGATTCCAATGAAGACTAAAAGTCAAGAAAACACTGATAAAACTGATCCACCCAAGTACTCTCTTGACTGGTATCTATTACCTAAACCAGAAAACAGGGATGCcctatgttatattttgccACATGATTTGCTCGATGCTCTGCCAGAGGATTGCAATGAACCAATAGAACCTCCATTGgaaaaacgtattaggGAGCGTTTCTCCAGGATTGAGAAGCAGCAGCGGCCAACCGTCGCTATGCAAGATTTCCCGCAGCTAAATAACGACTCCGGGACTTCCTTTTTTGTAATGCAGCCATTGTAA
- a CDS encoding variant erythrocyte surface antigen-1 beta subunit, protein MSDAGTKGTPCASHECNHCGVNPKCHWCDGTNDNAVTNGKRKCYLSAYQRHNGNPKTTSSGTYYWPTISGDPAKVHLLARIFLGSVCLIWSGLSQLGFLTGGSGSGTDKRWKDSSLHDIGKDNAGLGSFMAAMGYDLDRLNGSSTG, encoded by the coding sequence ATGAGTGATGCTGGTACTAAGGGTACACCTTGTGCTAGTCATGAATGTAACCACTGTGGTGTCAATCCTAAGTGTCACTGGTGCGATGGGACCAATGATAATGCTGTTACTAATGGTAAAAGAAAATGCTACCTTTCGGCCTATCAAAGACACAATGGTAACCCCAAGACGACATCCAGTGGAACCTACTACTGGCCCACCATATCAGGTGACCCCGctaaggtccacctcctggcccgtattttcctagggtcagtatgtctcatctggagtggactcagtcagttggggttcctaacggGTGGGAGTGGGAGTGGCACGGATAAGAGGTGGAAGGATAGTAGTTTGCACGATATAGGGAAAGACAATGCCGGTCTCGGTTCATTTATGGCagccatgggctatgacctggataggttGAATGGGAGTAGTACAGGTtag
- a CDS encoding putative integral membrane protein, translated as MDTSTCATIVLVLLWLHLCCQALGSLIALIDEYSTDMVLASTITFANVLLAVCIWQCKKAGYLVSPMTWYHWALLVLLVVLQVLTVVLEERGWGILNALVIRSTYPIYGIVVVILGILGGTLYCGWKCNLFCRPFCKSQYICYGSAIVVALVLLIVLAVTASLMRFVDEYSTYADEEHIDEYDAGADIRTIGYHGKILVLVTQCYTMAMIWNTVLRLPYTISEVVSLIASALAVASILAVAVPNNMKLLDRCYPLLAAHLVSLGVTLYCLEYQKAFYWPKDYQCFGILAAVVILVALVLVVLQFVNEPNSKAAEYILLGYSIVLMVPVFWYAYRCGLFTWCLPKKKGSRGY; from the coding sequence ATGGATACTAGTACCTGTGCTACTATAGTACTAGTACTGCTATGGCTCCACCTATGCTGCCAGGCATTGGGTTCTTTGATTGCCCTGATAGACGAATACAGCACTGATATGGTACTAGCCAGTACTATAACATTTGCTAATGTACTGCTAGCAGTAtgtatatggcaatgcaaGAAGGCTGGGTACCTCGTTTCCCCAATGACATGGTATCATTGGGCACTACTGGTATtactagtggtactacaggTATTAACAGTTGTCTTGGAGGAAAGGGGTTGGGGTATACTTAATGCTTTAGTCATCAGATCGACATATCCCATATATGGTATAGTAGTGGTGATACTTGGTAtactaggtggtaccctATACTGCGGCTGGAAGTGTAACCTGTTCTGTAGACCATTCTGCAAGAGTCAGTACATTTGCTATGGTAGTGCCATAGTGGTAGCGTTAGTACTACTTATAGTACTGGCCGTGACGGCTTCACTGATGCGGTTTGTTGACGAATATAGTACTTACGCCGATGAAGAACACATTGATGAATATGACGCAGGAGCCGATATTCGAACTATTGGTTACCATGGTAAAATATTAGTGCTGGTCACTCAATGCTACACCATGGCAATGATATGGAATACTGTACTAAGGCTGCCGTATACAATATCGGAAGTAGTGTCACTGATAGCATCGGCGCTGGCAGTTGCTTCTATATTGGCAGTGGCAGTACCAAATAATATGAAGTTACTCGATAGGTGTTACCCTCTTCTAGCAGCTCATCTAGTTTCCTTGGGAGTTACCTTATACTGCCTAGAGTATCAAAAGGCATTCTACTGGCCCAAGGATTACCAGTGCTTCGGGATACTAGCAGCAGTAGTTATACTGGTAGCATTGGTACTGGTGGTATTACAGTTTGTCAACGAACCAAACAGTAAAGCTGCGGAATACATCCTTCTAGGCTACTCAATAGTACTGATGGTACCAGTATTCTGGTATGCCTACCGATGTGGCCTGTTTACATGGTGCCTCCCCAAGAAAAAAGGGTCTCGAGGCTACTGA
- a CDS encoding putative integral membrane protein, protein MLVYPVLVLALGALWPLDWTTTELHSLSPVTGHYHGAAWAMAEKVIGGDDPEEVVVVEADSTDEVANNKETQKSCEGWFTKWYMVALCLVVLIVLGIVVAVIKPTNGGEEGRWAGVAVIVVIVIFVIIIHNWNNIRKVISRIGCSGSSLKKLNAKNVD, encoded by the coding sequence ATGTTGGTCTACCCAGTCCTAGTGCTAGCCCTAGGTgccctatggccactggactggacaaCTACTGAACTGCACTCACTGAGTCCAGTGACTGGCCACTACCACGGTGCTGCATGGGCCATGGCAGAGAAGGTGATTGGAGGTGATGATCCtgaggaagtagtggtagtggaagCTGACAGTACTGATGAGGTGGCGAATAACAAGGAGACTCAGAAGAGTTGTGAAGGATGGTTCACGAAGTGGTATATGGTGGCGCTATGTCTGGTGGTATTAATAGTATTGGGAATAGTGGTAGCAGTGATTAAGCCTACGAATGGTGGTGAAGAGGGGAGGTGGGCCGGGGTAGCAGTAATAGTTGTGATCGTTATATTTGTTATCATAATACACAACTGGAACAACATAAGGAAGGTTATCTCTCGTATTGGCTGCAGTGGAAGTTCTCTGAAGAAGTTGAATGCTAAAAACGTAGattaa